The following proteins are co-located in the Pseudomonas sp. DY-1 genome:
- a CDS encoding LysR family transcriptional regulator produces MDRVECMRAFIETVRSNGFAAAARALDLPRSTVSKQVQALEEAIGVQLLVRTTRSLHLTEAGTEYFESARDLLAALDEAEQRARDGVGELRGVLRVNAPMSFGLRKLGPLIPLFHERNPQIELQLVLSDQQVDPVRGGFDVTIRIASLADSSMVARTIAPAPRLLVASPTYLEKAGIPQSPEDLASHAFLGYGYLQSGVSLALSNGEETRRVQLNGPLQANNGDFLAQVAEAGMGIALLPSFIVDEALAAGRLVTLLCEWQAPPISINAVYPSARRMPQKTRAFIDFLVEEMGKVNERVAC; encoded by the coding sequence ATGGACAGGGTCGAGTGCATGCGCGCCTTTATCGAAACCGTGCGCAGCAATGGTTTCGCGGCGGCGGCGCGGGCGCTGGACTTGCCACGCTCGACGGTGAGCAAGCAGGTGCAGGCGCTGGAGGAAGCCATCGGCGTGCAATTGCTGGTGCGCACGACGCGCAGCCTGCACCTGACGGAGGCGGGGACGGAGTACTTCGAATCAGCGCGGGACCTGCTGGCGGCCCTGGACGAGGCCGAGCAGCGGGCGCGAGATGGGGTGGGGGAGTTGCGTGGGGTGTTGCGGGTGAATGCGCCCATGTCCTTCGGGCTGCGCAAACTGGGGCCGCTGATCCCGCTGTTCCATGAGCGGAATCCGCAGATCGAACTGCAACTGGTGCTCAGCGACCAGCAGGTAGACCCGGTGCGCGGCGGCTTCGACGTAACCATCCGGATTGCCAGCCTGGCGGACTCGTCCATGGTTGCCCGCACCATCGCACCGGCGCCGCGCCTGCTGGTGGCTTCACCGACCTATCTGGAAAAGGCCGGGATACCGCAGTCGCCGGAAGACCTCGCCAGCCACGCCTTCCTCGGCTACGGCTACCTGCAGAGCGGCGTCAGCCTGGCGCTCAGTAACGGCGAGGAAACCCGCCGCGTGCAATTGAACGGTCCACTCCAGGCCAACAACGGCGACTTCCTCGCCCAGGTGGCCGAGGCCGGCATGGGCATTGCCCTGCTGCCGAGCTTCATCGTCGACGAAGCCCTGGCCGCCGGCCGGCTGGTGACGCTGCTCTGCGAATGGCAGGCACCCCCCATCAGCATCAACGCGGTATATCCCTCGGCCCGACGCATGCCGCAGAAGACCCGCGCCTTCATCGATTTCCTGGTGGAAGAGATGGGCAAGGTGAATGAGCGAGTGGCGTGTTGA
- a CDS encoding DUF4157 domain-containing protein, with amino-acid sequence MPTGTAGTTQHSDAHSRVRLRPSAPGGAAERQAPASVDATLNASGRPLDRATRAFFEPRFGQDFSAVRVHTDGAAQRSAREVNAHAYTVGQDIVFDAGQFAPASREGQHLLAHELTHVVQQRGTAGAVLRRDPGDEELTPEIVGQEPGLLLCFALCELGVPPAIWRDITEMFLGAVWEEYRESYGRARGNARFRTFQNAFRSYSVLNSVKTILGFVVHGRVGFIPIRTASGRAAQQALLRFLIARGATEAGVIAAEQLVRRIAIAIEVAIAAGCGAYCSVRSYALLMRDLADQMAAGLVAVAEGMESLGGIVSGLATAILVRPVLYAETLLEVSNWNLSHMPAGARADTIALGLYFSSVIEGEDFDTLIASHARPISSYPTAASLVREVIAELNRDRAITEEPPLDAEALVNGSPAAFFSLLAEQGYLDFEEDPEHLVDEMLEGPSP; translated from the coding sequence ATGCCGACCGGTACGGCCGGTACCACGCAACATAGCGATGCCCACTCCAGGGTGCGTCTGCGACCGTCGGCCCCGGGCGGCGCGGCTGAACGCCAGGCCCCAGCCAGCGTGGATGCAACGCTCAATGCCTCCGGGCGACCACTCGACCGTGCTACCCGCGCCTTCTTCGAGCCTCGCTTCGGCCAGGATTTCTCCGCCGTCCGCGTGCACACCGATGGCGCCGCGCAACGCTCGGCGCGCGAGGTCAACGCCCACGCCTATACGGTCGGCCAGGACATCGTTTTCGATGCCGGACAATTCGCCCCGGCATCACGCGAAGGCCAGCACTTGCTGGCCCATGAGCTGACCCATGTGGTGCAACAGCGCGGTACCGCTGGCGCGGTCCTGCGTCGCGATCCCGGCGACGAGGAGCTCACGCCCGAGATCGTCGGCCAGGAGCCCGGCCTGCTGCTTTGCTTCGCCCTGTGCGAACTCGGCGTGCCGCCGGCCATCTGGCGGGACATCACCGAGATGTTCCTCGGCGCTGTCTGGGAGGAATACCGGGAAAGCTACGGCCGGGCGCGGGGGAACGCACGATTCCGTACCTTCCAGAATGCTTTCCGGAGCTACTCCGTCCTGAACTCGGTCAAGACCATCCTCGGTTTCGTCGTCCATGGACGCGTTGGTTTCATCCCGATCCGCACGGCGTCGGGTCGTGCGGCACAGCAGGCGCTGTTGCGTTTCCTGATTGCTCGAGGCGCCACCGAGGCGGGCGTGATCGCTGCCGAACAACTGGTGCGCCGCATCGCCATTGCCATCGAAGTGGCCATCGCCGCGGGTTGTGGCGCCTACTGCTCGGTCCGCAGCTACGCCTTGTTGATGCGCGACCTGGCCGACCAGATGGCGGCAGGCCTGGTAGCCGTGGCTGAAGGCATGGAAAGCCTTGGCGGCATCGTCAGCGGCCTGGCCACGGCAATCCTGGTGCGCCCTGTCCTCTATGCCGAAACCTTGCTGGAAGTGTCCAACTGGAACCTCAGCCACATGCCCGCCGGAGCGCGCGCCGACACCATCGCCCTCGGCCTGTACTTCAGCAGCGTGATCGAAGGCGAGGATTTCGACACCCTGATCGCCTCCCACGCCCGCCCCATCAGCAGCTACCCCACCGCCGCCAGCCTGGTACGCGAAGTGATCGCCGAGCTCAATCGCGACCGCGCCATCACCGAAGAGCCGCCGCTGGACGCCGAAGCGCTGGTCAACGGTTCACCCGCCGCCTTCTTCAGCCTGCTGGCCGAACAGGGTTACCTCGACTTCGAAGAAGACCCCGAGCACCTGGTCGACGAGATGCTCGAAGGCCCCTCCCCCTGA
- a CDS encoding DUF4157 domain-containing protein, which translates to MQIQRHGGTSGGETQTAPESVEQTLASPGQALEPGLRANMEQRFGHPFADVRVHRGSQAERSAHEVGADAYAVGRDIVFGAGRYTPDTWSGQHLIAHELTHVIQQRGAPSSGAARSLSRYRSKGPDTIAFDAANETLTDSKKQPWIESISIHFDKAVVDTGHKADAKAAGQPEPRMPSGNLVAKYSSKSSKVLPDVKLSIVGGSTMLGIGLTDRVKNAKVKRLEGLGYTDSESVRLGNLTDPVAKTGKGARYSKSGAGTMNYAIFFKGIQAIHEGLLNTGSHACVHVGNGTSMRDLNYHTRIGVTTVTVSYDSSVLSDLCCHRKKTGNPNWDTNPCDSTKCP; encoded by the coding sequence ATGCAGATCCAGCGTCATGGCGGCACATCCGGAGGCGAGACGCAGACCGCGCCAGAAAGCGTCGAGCAGACCCTCGCCAGCCCGGGCCAGGCACTTGAGCCGGGATTGCGTGCCAATATGGAGCAGCGCTTCGGCCATCCCTTTGCGGATGTCCGGGTACACCGGGGAAGCCAGGCCGAGCGTTCGGCCCACGAGGTGGGGGCCGATGCCTACGCGGTGGGCCGCGATATCGTCTTTGGCGCAGGCCGGTACACCCCCGATACCTGGTCCGGACAGCACCTGATCGCCCATGAGCTCACCCATGTCATCCAGCAACGTGGCGCACCCTCCTCCGGCGCTGCGCGAAGCCTGTCCCGCTACCGCAGCAAGGGACCGGACACCATCGCCTTCGACGCGGCGAACGAAACCCTCACCGATTCGAAGAAGCAGCCCTGGATCGAGAGCATCAGCATCCACTTCGACAAGGCGGTGGTGGACACCGGCCACAAGGCCGACGCCAAGGCAGCCGGGCAACCGGAACCGCGAATGCCCAGTGGCAACCTGGTGGCCAAGTACAGCAGCAAGTCGAGCAAGGTCCTGCCGGATGTGAAGCTGTCCATCGTCGGCGGCTCCACCATGCTCGGCATCGGTCTCACCGACCGTGTCAAGAATGCCAAGGTCAAGCGTCTGGAGGGCCTGGGCTACACCGACTCGGAGAGCGTCCGCCTCGGCAACCTCACCGATCCGGTGGCGAAGACCGGCAAGGGCGCCCGCTATTCGAAGAGCGGGGCCGGCACCATGAATTACGCGATTTTCTTCAAGGGCATCCAGGCGATCCACGAAGGCTTGCTCAATACCGGGTCGCACGCGTGCGTGCATGTCGGCAACGGCACCTCGATGCGCGACCTCAACTACCACACCCGGATAGGTGTCACCACCGTCACGGTGAGCTACGACAGCTCCGTACTGTCCGACCTGTGCTGCCACCGCAAGAAGACCGGCAACCCCAACTGGGACACCAACCCTTGCGATTCGACCAAGTGCCCCTGA
- a CDS encoding DUF6519 domain-containing protein gives MQGDFSVLNFDPHQHENGVNPPAQGVLRNLSGVLHQQGRVSLDADFTEGELLELAWNGQAGRDILGAGVCAVPASEPEGFRVEAAAVTDGTVHLRLHPGRAWVDGILTRLPGLAPDPLALVTRQATYIGPPLATPMPTTGQITDGIRDAVILEVSEEALHAFQYPQRLLEPALGGPDTSERAFVNFRLRLLRLAQGEDCSSILARLRDSPASKGRLSATLAPVLNLVGECPVVGGGGYTGFEHCLYRIEIADAPEGVPVRFKWSQWNGGLAGRGRFDASSDPDRVIIDAGRAAIVNSGLTEFYLEALQYDELAGTWVVVYGSMARLNTDHDLELEAPAAFGTLPGTTAPVFFRLWNGLGEIQDYPEVANPKELRDGIRLAFGTAGHYRPGDYWTFNVRAGELGNPPVLLDHAAPVGIVYHRVPLAEINWTGRRNTEISGSIEDCRKRFRPLTNQKICCTFLVGDGVRSFGDFNSLEEAAIHLPAAGGELCLLPGVHHTNLRLEGRRNVKIHGCRWRTLVLPRLETRSQPLLHLIDCIGVEICDLDLVTYDGIALRIDGSREDGCRDVRVHGNRVIARHNAIRAGNASGLVIADNRLHLLDTADGRATLSLAADDVLVERNTLVLLPFTERTPEDPQEPDDDPNRDPADPCAKPEILYLYPLLVLQYAFAVWTFLPVQLLPVQPYRALGGIHVRAGSERVRILENRIVGGGGNGITLGGDLDPDESSTPGEPTEPAPAPSVNVTSDGPFLALVQDEQGKPLADVDLYLESATLASDRSDEQGMASIKTAPGRYGLDVSPRYQVLRIAEARDNGRPLTVVTLAARTSGSARGFLHELSIEGNDISMMGLSGIGFAARRGANLKGSDRPIPTNDPKAALLAYLDAALLNLALTPLLRGTDPVRELAILGNRLHHNLRNPFTEAMLADAQGIGRGGISLAVAEGVRISDNQIHDNGPRAADPVCGVFVGYGDNLDITGNALNVNGASTEDYERARKAGIRGGIYVRFAGSLTRELSTSSGAKPALRVHDNRVDQPAGRALTAFAFGPVSVANNHFNSEFTGLFGFLDTAVGAVLILNLGGIHRLLARVLGAYMAFEPTGAGKRRFAVAAEQSLPGGETLFDDNYIRLGLPNRSITSQMLLSVDDLGYASNTSAVYRGNPFFANALLMADTVRATSSRLREDATRTLSLLSIGIRMNLTTMNQADHCIVALPPAGTTSLPTLDQPNQVLDIDVCRKLFSQPSAVWQFLVTVLAADAGQLGGTVSSDAFTSAEASSLSQQSTASALQHINTTQVATAKAYQFEAARMRAKHGADNPTSQTLEARAQNGALASRLLATGAETLAFKEVEQPEGGSSYSGRLVNDRGQGLAGYRVELLRSSGTATETVGVTDANGYFSATFDSTQTARLAKEGKLVARVADAAGREVLRDSSELRFDPGARLQSTLAVPVQVVPRSVISEGTVIFGTRPTTPSPEPKPEPEQPPRPTVRTPLDKLELDDATRKQLAKSDIIDVEGIVEASNARLIEVLGDRTAASRLRERAKALLANTPTDKGRTLAAKETTSRTAVVKKATAKSTSAKKPAPRKPK, from the coding sequence ATGCAAGGCGATTTCTCGGTACTGAACTTCGACCCCCACCAGCACGAAAACGGCGTAAATCCGCCGGCCCAGGGCGTGCTGCGAAACCTCAGCGGCGTGCTGCACCAGCAAGGCCGCGTGAGCCTGGACGCCGACTTCACCGAAGGCGAGCTGCTGGAACTGGCGTGGAATGGCCAGGCCGGACGCGACATCCTCGGTGCCGGCGTCTGTGCGGTTCCCGCCAGCGAACCTGAGGGATTCCGCGTGGAAGCCGCGGCGGTAACGGACGGCACGGTGCATCTGCGCCTGCACCCCGGCCGTGCCTGGGTCGACGGCATCCTCACGCGCTTGCCGGGGCTCGCACCAGATCCTCTGGCGCTGGTGACTCGCCAAGCCACCTACATCGGCCCGCCCCTGGCCACGCCCATGCCAACGACCGGCCAGATCACCGACGGCATCCGCGATGCGGTGATCCTCGAAGTCTCGGAAGAGGCCCTGCACGCGTTCCAGTATCCGCAGCGGCTGCTCGAGCCCGCGCTGGGTGGGCCGGACACCTCCGAGCGCGCCTTCGTCAACTTCCGCCTGCGCTTGCTGCGCCTGGCCCAGGGGGAAGACTGCAGCAGCATCCTTGCCCGCCTGCGCGATTCTCCCGCCAGCAAAGGGCGGTTGAGTGCCACCCTGGCACCTGTGCTCAACCTGGTGGGTGAGTGTCCGGTGGTCGGCGGTGGCGGCTACACCGGCTTCGAGCATTGCCTGTATCGCATCGAAATCGCCGATGCCCCGGAGGGGGTTCCGGTGCGCTTCAAGTGGAGCCAATGGAACGGCGGACTCGCCGGGCGTGGCCGCTTCGATGCCAGTAGCGATCCTGACCGGGTGATCATCGATGCCGGCCGCGCGGCCATCGTCAACTCGGGCCTGACCGAGTTCTACCTGGAGGCACTGCAGTACGACGAGCTGGCAGGCACCTGGGTTGTGGTCTACGGCAGCATGGCGCGCCTGAACACCGACCACGACCTGGAACTCGAAGCCCCGGCCGCCTTCGGCACCCTGCCAGGCACCACCGCGCCGGTGTTCTTCCGCCTGTGGAACGGTCTGGGGGAAATCCAGGACTACCCGGAAGTCGCCAACCCGAAAGAGCTCCGCGACGGCATTCGCCTGGCGTTCGGTACCGCCGGCCACTACCGACCGGGTGACTACTGGACCTTCAACGTGCGCGCGGGCGAACTCGGCAATCCGCCGGTGCTGCTCGATCACGCCGCGCCCGTCGGCATCGTCTATCACCGCGTGCCCCTGGCGGAGATCAACTGGACCGGTCGTCGCAATACCGAAATTTCCGGCAGCATCGAAGACTGTCGCAAGCGCTTCCGCCCTCTGACCAACCAGAAGATCTGCTGCACCTTCCTGGTGGGCGATGGTGTCAGAAGTTTTGGTGACTTCAATTCGCTCGAAGAAGCGGCAATCCACCTACCAGCGGCCGGCGGAGAACTCTGCCTGCTCCCCGGCGTGCACCACACCAACCTGCGGCTGGAAGGCCGGCGCAACGTGAAGATCCATGGTTGCCGCTGGCGCACCCTTGTCCTGCCGCGCCTGGAAACCCGCAGCCAACCACTGCTGCATCTGATCGACTGCATAGGCGTGGAGATCTGCGACCTCGACCTGGTGACCTACGACGGTATCGCCCTGCGCATCGATGGCAGTCGCGAAGACGGCTGCCGGGACGTACGTGTACACGGCAACCGGGTGATCGCACGACACAACGCCATTCGCGCCGGCAATGCCAGTGGCCTGGTGATCGCCGACAACCGCCTGCACCTGCTGGACACCGCCGATGGCCGCGCAACTTTGTCCCTGGCCGCCGATGACGTGCTGGTGGAACGTAACACCCTGGTGCTGCTGCCCTTTACCGAACGAACGCCTGAAGACCCGCAAGAGCCTGACGACGATCCGAACCGCGACCCGGCCGACCCGTGCGCCAAGCCGGAGATCCTCTACCTGTACCCGCTACTGGTGCTGCAGTACGCCTTCGCCGTGTGGACCTTCCTGCCGGTGCAACTGCTGCCGGTTCAGCCCTATCGCGCCCTTGGCGGCATCCATGTACGCGCCGGCTCCGAGCGAGTGCGCATCCTGGAAAACCGGATCGTCGGCGGTGGCGGCAACGGCATCACCCTGGGCGGTGACCTCGACCCCGACGAGTCCTCCACCCCCGGCGAGCCAACCGAACCCGCCCCGGCGCCCAGCGTCAATGTCACCAGCGACGGCCCCTTCCTCGCCCTGGTTCAGGACGAACAGGGCAAGCCCCTGGCCGATGTCGACCTTTATCTGGAGTCTGCCACCCTCGCCAGCGACCGTAGCGACGAGCAAGGCATGGCCAGCATCAAGACCGCACCCGGCCGCTATGGCCTGGACGTGTCGCCGCGATACCAGGTACTGCGCATTGCCGAAGCCCGCGACAACGGCCGCCCGCTCACTGTGGTGACCCTCGCTGCCCGCACCTCCGGCAGCGCACGCGGCTTCCTCCATGAACTGAGCATCGAAGGCAACGACATCTCGATGATGGGCCTTTCAGGCATTGGTTTCGCAGCGCGCCGGGGAGCCAATCTCAAGGGTTCGGACCGCCCCATCCCGACCAACGACCCGAAAGCCGCCTTGCTCGCCTACCTCGACGCCGCTCTGCTCAATCTCGCGCTGACGCCGCTGCTGCGCGGCACCGACCCCGTGCGCGAACTGGCGATTCTCGGCAACCGCCTGCACCACAACCTGCGCAACCCGTTCACCGAGGCAATGCTGGCGGATGCCCAGGGCATTGGCCGCGGCGGCATCTCCCTGGCGGTGGCGGAAGGCGTGCGGATCAGTGACAACCAGATCCACGACAACGGCCCGCGCGCCGCCGACCCGGTCTGCGGGGTGTTTGTCGGCTACGGCGACAATCTCGACATCACGGGCAATGCCCTGAACGTCAACGGCGCCAGTACCGAAGACTACGAGCGCGCCCGCAAGGCCGGAATCCGGGGCGGGATCTATGTGCGTTTCGCCGGTTCCTTGACCCGCGAGCTGTCCACCTCCAGCGGCGCCAAACCCGCTCTGCGGGTGCATGACAACCGCGTCGACCAACCGGCCGGACGCGCCCTGACCGCCTTCGCCTTCGGCCCGGTCTCGGTGGCCAACAACCATTTCAACAGTGAGTTCACCGGCCTGTTCGGCTTCCTCGATACGGCCGTGGGTGCTGTGTTGATTCTCAACCTGGGCGGCATTCATCGCCTGCTGGCGCGGGTCCTGGGGGCCTACATGGCCTTCGAGCCCACCGGTGCCGGCAAGCGGCGTTTCGCCGTCGCCGCCGAACAATCGCTGCCTGGTGGCGAAACGCTGTTCGACGACAACTACATTCGTCTGGGGCTGCCCAACCGCTCCATCACCTCGCAGATGCTGCTGTCGGTGGATGATCTGGGCTATGCCTCCAATACGTCGGCCGTGTACCGGGGCAATCCCTTCTTCGCCAACGCCCTGTTGATGGCCGATACCGTGCGGGCCACCTCGTCACGCCTGCGCGAAGACGCCACAAGGACGCTGTCCCTGCTGAGCATTGGCATTCGCATGAACCTCACCACCATGAACCAGGCGGACCATTGCATCGTTGCCCTGCCACCGGCCGGTACCACGTCGTTGCCCACCCTTGACCAGCCAAACCAGGTGCTCGACATAGACGTGTGCCGCAAGCTGTTCTCCCAGCCCTCGGCCGTCTGGCAGTTCCTCGTTACGGTGCTGGCCGCCGATGCGGGTCAGTTGGGAGGCACGGTTTCTTCGGACGCCTTTACCTCGGCCGAAGCTTCCAGCCTGTCACAGCAGAGCACCGCCAGCGCCCTGCAACACATCAACACCACCCAGGTAGCGACCGCAAAGGCCTACCAGTTCGAAGCGGCGCGGATGCGCGCCAAGCATGGCGCCGACAACCCAACCAGCCAGACCCTGGAGGCCCGGGCACAAAACGGCGCACTCGCCAGTCGCCTGCTGGCCACGGGGGCGGAAACCCTGGCGTTCAAAGAGGTCGAGCAGCCAGAAGGCGGCTCCAGCTACAGCGGGCGACTGGTCAACGATCGCGGCCAGGGCCTGGCCGGCTACCGGGTCGAACTGTTGCGCAGCAGCGGCACGGCGACGGAAACCGTGGGCGTAACCGACGCCAACGGCTATTTCAGCGCCACCTTCGACTCGACACAGACCGCCAGGCTGGCCAAAGAAGGCAAGCTGGTCGCCCGCGTCGCCGATGCCGCCGGCAGGGAAGTGCTGCGCGACAGCAGCGAGCTGCGCTTCGATCCCGGCGCCCGACTGCAGAGCACCCTCGCGGTGCCCGTGCAGGTGGTGCCCAGGTCGGTGATCAGCGAAGGCACCGTGATTTTCGGTACCCGCCCGACCACGCCTTCGCCCGAACCCAAGCCGGAACCGGAACAACCGCCGCGGCCAACCGTGCGTACCCCGCTGGACAAACTCGAACTGGACGATGCGACACGCAAGCAACTGGCCAAGAGCGACATCATCGACGTCGAAGGCATCGTCGAAGCCAGCAACGCTCGATTGATCGAAGTACTCGGCGACCGCACGGCAGCCAGCCGCTTGCGCGAGCGAGCCAAGGCACTGCTCGCCAATACCCCCACCGACAAGGGCCGTACGCTGGCAGCCAAGGAAACCACCTCCCGCACGGCCGTCGTGAAGAAGGCCACGGCCAAGAGCACCTCGGCGAAGAAACCTGCGCCACGCAAACCCAAGTGA
- a CDS encoding phage tail protein: MNRVPLFERLPDIYRTRDAEVTPANQLRAYLRAIEGPFDALHQNIAQLYEDLFIDTCDDWVIPYLADLLGTTHLKGDPRTLRADVADTIALRRRKGTLGAIERLAVNLTGWACRGVELRENLGWTQHLNHQRPDAGGQPPYGTATLTRFEVPRGGTAPIREPATLALLGTPFDPFAYSADLKPAVDDQRHINLPNLAIFLWRLSAYRLPRVRPLAKGRINLGVQPAGVARFVLRFDLHPLDIPVHLFNTSRPGFLRAATSGGVVAPLTEADAVPGPMLDARLASHADAYVRVDYYDPATTPPSGFDLGDAGLHLFLPRALEPLLVPPPPQTEWRWRFRGDNLCAWEEGLRRPTAIGEIVIDPDIGRVLVGVATAAQADLLVTTDNGALVSQLQASYTYGAAGPVGAHPLSRQVPVIPADAEVRRVGEVSGGISLQQALDGLESATGPVIVEIHDSLVHPLDLAAMTGTAVDGTHSLRLAHSLTVRAAGGHRPLLLLAQPLSLRVLDAANATPFTPQVRLEGLYLAADPAAPFPIGQALIDRAAVARLELVGCTLAPGGHSLRNGQRAPMQPALRLEDGYGFDAADQDAFTPTPDILIQRSIVGSIAIDSRYRLDIQDSVVDAGLGFDDAPTGQFAIAAATDPTNAWGAALDFQGLTCFGPVRVTAVGGLGGIFSQRFEVLDNQHGCIKWSAFSSAADRLPANHFCVHAPDARVYFTSERFNDPGYAQLQRETDRRVRELGPDDDAMGAFGFLLETHKWTNLHVRLREFMPVGVRPLVVPVT, encoded by the coding sequence ATGAACCGAGTCCCCCTGTTCGAGCGCCTGCCGGATATCTATCGCACTCGCGATGCCGAGGTCACGCCGGCCAATCAGTTGCGCGCCTACCTTCGCGCCATCGAAGGCCCCTTTGACGCGCTGCACCAGAACATCGCCCAGCTTTATGAAGACCTGTTCATCGACACCTGCGACGACTGGGTCATCCCCTACCTGGCCGACCTGCTGGGCACCACGCACCTCAAGGGCGATCCACGTACGTTGCGTGCCGACGTCGCCGACACCATCGCGCTGCGCCGGCGCAAGGGCACCCTGGGCGCCATCGAGCGTCTTGCGGTCAACCTCACTGGCTGGGCCTGCCGTGGCGTCGAGTTGCGCGAAAACCTCGGCTGGACCCAGCACCTCAACCACCAGCGCCCCGACGCCGGCGGCCAGCCCCCTTACGGCACCGCAACGCTCACCCGTTTCGAGGTACCCCGCGGCGGCACCGCACCGATCCGTGAGCCGGCTACCCTGGCGCTGCTCGGCACGCCCTTCGATCCCTTCGCCTACAGCGCCGACCTGAAGCCCGCGGTGGACGACCAGCGCCACATCAACCTGCCGAACCTGGCGATCTTCCTCTGGCGCCTGTCGGCCTACCGGCTTCCCCGTGTCCGCCCTCTGGCCAAGGGCCGCATCAACCTGGGAGTCCAGCCGGCCGGAGTGGCACGCTTTGTCCTGCGCTTCGACCTGCACCCGCTGGACATCCCGGTACACCTGTTCAACACCAGCCGCCCCGGTTTCCTCCGGGCAGCCACCTCAGGCGGTGTAGTTGCACCCCTGACCGAAGCCGACGCCGTACCCGGCCCGATGCTCGATGCACGACTGGCCAGCCATGCCGACGCCTACGTACGGGTGGACTACTACGATCCGGCAACGACACCCCCGAGCGGTTTCGACCTGGGAGATGCCGGCCTGCACCTGTTCCTGCCCCGCGCCCTGGAACCGCTACTGGTACCGCCGCCACCCCAGACCGAATGGCGCTGGCGGTTCCGTGGCGACAACCTCTGCGCCTGGGAAGAGGGTTTGCGACGCCCCACCGCCATCGGCGAGATCGTCATAGACCCGGACATCGGCCGGGTGCTGGTCGGGGTGGCAACCGCCGCTCAGGCCGACCTGCTGGTGACGACGGACAACGGCGCACTGGTCTCGCAATTGCAGGCCAGCTACACCTACGGCGCCGCGGGTCCGGTGGGCGCGCACCCGCTGTCGCGGCAGGTCCCGGTCATACCGGCGGATGCGGAAGTACGCCGCGTCGGCGAGGTATCCGGAGGCATCAGCCTGCAGCAAGCCCTGGATGGCCTGGAGAGCGCAACAGGACCGGTGATCGTCGAGATCCACGACAGCCTTGTGCATCCTCTCGACCTTGCCGCCATGACCGGCACGGCCGTCGATGGCACCCACTCACTGCGCCTGGCTCACTCGTTGACCGTCCGTGCGGCCGGCGGCCATCGGCCACTCCTGCTCCTGGCGCAGCCTTTGTCACTGCGGGTGCTGGACGCCGCCAACGCAACGCCGTTCACCCCCCAGGTTCGCCTGGAAGGGCTTTACCTGGCCGCCGACCCGGCGGCCCCCTTCCCCATCGGCCAGGCCCTGATCGACCGCGCCGCGGTGGCACGCCTGGAATTGGTCGGCTGCACCCTGGCGCCTGGCGGACATAGCCTGCGCAACGGTCAGCGCGCGCCCATGCAACCGGCACTGCGCCTGGAGGATGGCTACGGTTTTGATGCAGCCGACCAGGATGCCTTCACGCCCACGCCGGACATCCTGATCCAGCGCTCCATCGTCGGCTCGATCGCCATCGACTCGCGCTACCGACTGGATATCCAGGACAGCGTGGTAGACGCCGGACTTGGCTTCGACGACGCCCCCACAGGCCAATTTGCCATCGCGGCCGCCACCGACCCGACCAATGCATGGGGCGCCGCCCTCGACTTCCAGGGCCTGACCTGTTTCGGCCCGGTGCGTGTCACCGCAGTGGGTGGCCTGGGCGGCATCTTCAGTCAGCGCTTCGAAGTACTGGACAACCAGCACGGCTGCATCAAGTGGAGCGCTTTCAGCAGCGCCGCCGACCGTTTGCCAGCCAACCATTTCTGCGTACACGCGCCGGATGCGCGGGTGTACTTCACCTCGGAACGCTTCAACGACCCGGGCTACGCGCAGCTCCAGCGGGAAACCGACCGGCGCGTGCGCGAACTCGGGCCGGACGACGATGCGATGGGTGCCTTCGGCTTCCTGCTGGAGACACACAAATGGACCAACCTGCACGTGCGGCTGCGTGAATTCATGCCGGTAGGCGTGAGGCCGCTGGTTGTACCCGTCACCTGA